The Collimonas fungivorans Ter331 genome has a segment encoding these proteins:
- the rpoC gene encoding DNA-directed RNA polymerase subunit beta', with the protein MKALLDLFKQVQQNETFDSIKIGLASPEKIRSWSYGEVKKPETINYRTFKPERDGLFCAKIFGPIKDYECLCGKYKRLKHRGVICEKCGVEVTLAKVRRERMGHIELASPTAHIWFLKSLPSRLGMVLDMTLRDIERVLYFEAYVITDPGMTPLKRCQIMSEDDYAAKYEEYGDDFTAFMGAEGIRELLRAIDIDRDAETLRQELKESKSEAKIKKYAKRLKVLEAFQRSGIKPDWMIMEVLPVLPPELRPLVPLDGGRFATSDLNDLYRRVINRNNRLKRLMELRAPEIITRNEKRMLQEAVDSLLDNGRRGKAMTGANKRPLKSLAEMIKGKGGRFRQNLLGKRVDYSGRSVIVVGPQLKLHQCGLPKLMALELFKPFIFHKLEVMGIASTIKAAKKEVENQTSVVWDILEDVIREHPVMLNRAPTLHRLGIQAFEPVLIEGKAIQLHPLVCAAFNADFDGDQMAVHVPLSIEAQMEARTLMLASNNILFPSNGEPSIVPSQDIVLGLYYATREQINGKGEGMMFPDVSEAIRAYDNKEVELTTRVTVRITEYPKDPVTGEFVKTIKRYETTVGRAILSEILPKGLPFTVLNRALKKKEISKLINTAFRKCGLRATVVFADQLMQSGFRLATRAGISICVDDMLVPPQKATIIATAEQEVKQIEQQYSSGLVTAGERYNKVVDIWGKAGDDVGKAMMEQLKVEDVVRRDGTKGTQESFNAIYMMADSGARGSAAQIRQLAGMRGLMAKPDGSIIETPITANFREGLNVLQYFISTHGARKGLADTALKTANSGYLTRRLVDVTQDLVVIEDDCGTSNGASMKAMVEGGEVIEALRDRILGRVAANDIVNPETQGTLYEAGTLLDEDAVEEIERLGIDEVKVRTPLTCDTRYGLCAQCYGRDLGRGSLVNNGEAVGVVAAQSIGEPGTQLTMRTFHIGGAASRSAVASSVEAKSNGTVRFTATMRYVTNGKGELIVISRSGEVLITDDHGRERERHKVPYGATLIVKDGLTIKAGTALATWDPLTRPIITEYTGTVRFENVEEGSTVARQIDEVTGLSTLVVIDAKRRGSVTKTVRPQVKLLNEQGEEVKIAGTEHAVTIGFQVGALITVKDGQQVHVGEVLARIPTESQKTRDITGGLPRVAELFEARSPKDAGMLAEVTGTVAFGKETKGKQRLEITDMDGNKHEFLITKDKQVLVHDGQVVNKGEMIVDGPADPQDILRLLGIEALARYIVDEVQDVYRLQGVKINDKHIEVIVRQMLRRVQIVDAGDASYITGEQVERSELLDENDRVIAAGKIPATYENVLLGITKASLSTDSFISAASFQETTRVLTEAAIMGKKDTLRGLKENVIVGRLIPAGTGLAFHRARKEKDSWEAEERTALLQSEQAARLAAAEARAAEELGAQGGEA; encoded by the coding sequence ATGAAAGCACTGCTCGATTTATTCAAGCAAGTTCAGCAAAACGAAACGTTCGACTCGATCAAGATCGGTCTGGCGTCGCCTGAAAAAATTCGTTCGTGGTCTTATGGCGAAGTAAAAAAGCCTGAAACCATCAACTACCGTACCTTCAAGCCAGAGCGCGACGGTCTGTTCTGCGCCAAGATTTTTGGCCCGATCAAAGACTACGAATGCCTCTGCGGCAAGTACAAGCGTCTGAAGCACCGCGGTGTCATCTGCGAAAAGTGCGGCGTTGAAGTCACGCTGGCCAAGGTGCGCCGTGAGCGCATGGGCCATATCGAACTGGCTTCGCCGACTGCGCATATCTGGTTCCTGAAATCGCTGCCGTCGCGTCTGGGCATGGTCCTCGACATGACCCTGCGGGATATCGAACGCGTCTTGTATTTTGAAGCCTACGTCATCACCGATCCAGGCATGACGCCGCTGAAGCGTTGCCAGATCATGTCGGAAGACGACTACGCCGCCAAGTACGAAGAGTACGGCGACGATTTCACCGCATTCATGGGCGCCGAAGGCATCCGTGAGTTGCTGCGCGCGATCGATATCGACCGTGATGCGGAAACCCTGCGTCAGGAATTGAAAGAGTCGAAGTCCGAAGCCAAGATCAAGAAATACGCCAAGCGCCTGAAGGTGTTGGAAGCGTTCCAGCGTTCGGGCATCAAGCCTGACTGGATGATCATGGAAGTGTTGCCGGTGCTGCCGCCTGAGTTGCGTCCGCTGGTGCCGCTGGACGGCGGCCGTTTCGCCACCTCCGACCTGAACGACCTGTATCGCCGCGTCATCAACCGTAACAACCGCCTGAAGCGCCTGATGGAATTGCGCGCGCCGGAAATCATCACCCGCAACGAAAAGCGGATGCTGCAGGAAGCGGTTGACTCGCTGCTGGACAACGGCCGTCGCGGCAAGGCAATGACTGGCGCCAACAAGCGTCCGCTGAAATCCCTGGCAGAAATGATCAAGGGCAAGGGCGGCCGTTTCCGTCAGAACTTGCTGGGCAAGCGCGTCGACTATTCCGGCCGTTCGGTGATCGTGGTGGGTCCACAGCTGAAACTGCATCAGTGCGGCTTGCCGAAACTGATGGCGCTGGAACTGTTCAAGCCATTCATTTTCCACAAACTGGAAGTGATGGGCATCGCCAGCACCATCAAGGCAGCCAAGAAGGAAGTTGAAAACCAGACTTCCGTGGTGTGGGACATCCTGGAAGACGTGATCCGTGAACATCCGGTCATGCTGAACCGTGCGCCTACATTGCATCGCCTGGGTATCCAGGCGTTTGAGCCGGTCCTGATCGAAGGCAAGGCAATCCAATTGCACCCGCTGGTCTGCGCCGCATTCAACGCCGACTTTGACGGCGACCAAATGGCGGTCCACGTACCACTGTCGATCGAAGCACAGATGGAAGCACGCACCTTGATGCTGGCTTCCAACAACATCCTGTTCCCATCGAACGGCGAACCGTCGATCGTACCGTCGCAGGATATCGTGCTGGGTCTGTACTACGCCACCCGTGAGCAAATCAACGGTAAGGGCGAAGGCATGATGTTCCCTGACGTGTCGGAAGCGATCCGTGCCTACGACAACAAGGAAGTCGAGCTGACTACCCGCGTTACCGTGCGTATTACCGAGTATCCGAAGGATCCGGTAACTGGTGAGTTCGTCAAGACCATCAAGCGTTACGAAACCACTGTCGGCCGTGCGATCCTGTCGGAAATCCTGCCTAAGGGCCTGCCATTCACCGTGCTTAACCGCGCGTTGAAGAAGAAGGAAATCTCGAAGCTGATCAACACGGCATTCCGTAAGTGCGGCCTGCGCGCTACGGTGGTGTTTGCTGACCAACTGATGCAGTCCGGTTTCCGCCTGGCGACTCGTGCCGGCATCTCGATCTGCGTGGACGACATGCTGGTACCGCCGCAAAAGGCAACCATCATCGCTACCGCAGAACAAGAAGTGAAACAGATCGAACAGCAATATTCGTCCGGTCTGGTGACTGCCGGCGAACGCTACAACAAGGTTGTGGACATCTGGGGCAAGGCCGGCGACGACGTCGGCAAGGCCATGATGGAACAGCTGAAGGTAGAAGACGTGGTGCGCCGCGACGGCACCAAGGGTACGCAAGAATCGTTCAACGCCATTTACATGATGGCCGACTCCGGTGCGCGCGGTTCCGCAGCACAGATTCGTCAGCTGGCCGGTATGCGTGGCCTGATGGCGAAACCGGATGGTTCGATTATCGAAACGCCGATCACCGCGAACTTCCGCGAAGGTCTGAACGTTTTGCAGTACTTCATTTCGACCCACGGTGCACGTAAAGGTCTGGCCGACACCGCGCTGAAGACAGCGAACTCGGGTTACCTGACACGTCGTCTGGTTGACGTGACCCAGGATCTGGTCGTGATCGAAGATGATTGCGGCACTTCCAACGGCGCCTCGATGAAGGCGATGGTTGAAGGCGGTGAAGTGATCGAAGCGCTGCGCGACCGTATCCTCGGCCGTGTTGCTGCCAACGATATCGTCAACCCGGAAACCCAGGGCACGCTGTACGAAGCCGGTACTCTGCTGGACGAAGATGCGGTGGAAGAAATCGAACGCCTGGGCATCGATGAAGTCAAGGTCCGCACACCGCTGACTTGCGACACACGCTACGGCCTGTGCGCGCAATGTTACGGTCGCGACCTGGGCCGCGGCTCGCTGGTCAACAACGGTGAAGCAGTCGGTGTGGTTGCTGCGCAGTCGATCGGTGAACCTGGTACCCAGCTGACCATGCGTACCTTCCACATCGGTGGTGCGGCGTCGCGTTCGGCGGTGGCATCGAGTGTTGAAGCCAAGTCCAACGGTACGGTCCGCTTCACGGCGACCATGCGTTACGTGACTAACGGCAAGGGCGAACTGATCGTGATTTCCCGTTCCGGTGAAGTCCTGATCACTGACGACCATGGCCGTGAGCGTGAGCGTCATAAAGTGCCTTACGGTGCAACGCTGATCGTCAAGGATGGCTTGACCATCAAGGCCGGTACCGCACTGGCGACATGGGATCCGCTGACTCGTCCGATCATTACCGAGTACACCGGTACCGTGCGCTTCGAGAACGTCGAAGAAGGTTCTACCGTGGCCCGTCAGATCGACGAAGTTACCGGTCTGTCGACATTGGTGGTTATCGACGCGAAGCGTCGTGGTTCGGTCACCAAGACTGTCCGTCCGCAGGTCAAACTGTTGAACGAGCAAGGCGAAGAAGTCAAGATCGCCGGTACTGAACACGCTGTGACGATCGGCTTCCAGGTGGGCGCGCTGATTACCGTGAAAGACGGTCAGCAAGTGCACGTGGGTGAAGTGCTGGCGCGTATCCCGACTGAATCGCAAAAGACACGCGATATTACCGGTGGTCTGCCGCGCGTTGCCGAACTGTTCGAAGCACGTTCGCCGAAAGATGCCGGCATGCTGGCTGAGGTCACAGGTACTGTGGCCTTCGGTAAGGAAACCAAGGGTAAGCAACGTCTGGAAATCACAGACATGGACGGCAACAAGCACGAGTTCCTGATTACCAAGGACAAGCAAGTGCTGGTACATGACGGCCAAGTCGTGAACAAGGGTGAAATGATTGTCGACGGCCCAGCCGATCCGCAAGACATCCTGCGCCTGTTGGGTATCGAAGCGCTGGCGCGTTACATCGTCGATGAAGTCCAGGACGTGTACCGCTTGCAAGGCGTGAAGATCAACGACAAGCACATCGAAGTGATCGTGCGCCAGATGCTGCGCCGCGTTCAGATCGTTGATGCGGGCGATGCGTCTTACATCACTGGCGAGCAGGTCGAGCGTTCGGAACTGCTGGACGAAAACGATCG